Proteins found in one Nocardia brasiliensis ATCC 700358 genomic segment:
- a CDS encoding transcriptional regulator, whose product MATAAGYPMSASYLSQLRSGARDNPSSTVLSGLARIFHACPDPAPTLVGAAAAARDVQVIAAVMDTRLRRLLSLTNGLSEPACDILITFSDKLRRVEGLLVDTTESLAALLRTLAKGATATNGTKIR is encoded by the coding sequence ATGGCGACCGCCGCAGGCTATCCCATGTCGGCCTCGTACCTGTCTCAATTGCGTTCGGGCGCGCGTGACAATCCATCGTCGACCGTGCTGTCCGGACTTGCGCGAATATTTCATGCGTGCCCGGACCCCGCGCCGACCCTGGTCGGTGCGGCGGCTGCGGCCCGGGACGTGCAGGTGATTGCTGCCGTGATGGATACGCGGCTGCGCCGGTTGCTCAGCCTGACCAACGGGCTGTCGGAGCCGGCATGCGACATCTTGATCACGTTCAGCGACAAGCTGCGTCGGGTGGAAGGTTTGCTCGTGGACACCACGGAATCCCTGGCTGCTTTGCTGCGGACGCTGGCAAAGGGTGCAACCGCGACGAATGGCACCAAGATCCGCTGA
- a CDS encoding alpha/beta hydrolase, translating into MHFRTAGLGRSSIVWRITRGRRSYRIFAAAAVAMTFAAGAAIPGVVAAEPMRRVNHGGFERLMVPSSMGPIAVEVQWAARGGSAALYLLDGLRAQDDRNAWAKETNALDQFRADDITVVLPVGGKSSFYANWYWPSNTNGQKITYKWETFLTSELPAFLEGYGVSRTNNAVVGLSMGATAALALAAYHRDQFKYAASFSGYLSLSGPGMREAIRLAMLDAGGFNVDMFAPVSSPQWLRHDAVVFAPQLRGLPMYISAASGLPGPYDRPASAVGVFNTATAMGLEALSLVTTRSFQARLDSIGIPARFEFPSAGTHSWPYWQGQLFQARQGILDATGSW; encoded by the coding sequence ATGCACTTCCGTACCGCTGGTCTGGGTAGATCGAGCATTGTCTGGCGAATCACGCGTGGCAGGAGGAGTTACCGAATTTTCGCTGCCGCGGCGGTCGCGATGACGTTCGCGGCCGGCGCAGCGATCCCAGGGGTGGTTGCGGCGGAACCGATGCGGCGTGTGAACCACGGGGGTTTCGAAAGGCTGATGGTGCCGTCGTCCATGGGGCCGATTGCCGTGGAAGTACAGTGGGCCGCGCGTGGGGGGAGTGCGGCGCTGTATCTCTTGGACGGTCTGCGTGCGCAAGATGACCGCAATGCGTGGGCGAAAGAGACCAACGCGCTCGATCAATTTCGTGCCGACGACATCACTGTCGTCCTGCCGGTCGGTGGGAAATCAAGCTTCTACGCAAACTGGTACTGGCCGTCGAACACCAATGGTCAGAAGATCACCTACAAGTGGGAGACCTTCTTGACGTCGGAGCTCCCGGCCTTTCTCGAGGGCTACGGAGTTTCGCGGACCAACAACGCGGTCGTGGGTCTCTCGATGGGCGCGACTGCGGCACTGGCCCTGGCTGCCTACCACCGTGATCAATTCAAGTACGCCGCATCGTTCTCAGGCTACCTTTCTCTCTCGGGTCCCGGCATGCGGGAAGCGATACGGCTCGCGATGCTGGATGCGGGTGGTTTCAACGTGGATATGTTTGCACCGGTGTCGAGCCCGCAGTGGTTGCGCCACGATGCGGTGGTCTTCGCGCCGCAATTGCGCGGTTTGCCGATGTACATCTCAGCGGCTTCAGGCCTGCCGGGGCCGTATGACCGCCCGGCATCCGCAGTCGGCGTTTTCAACACCGCTACCGCTATGGGACTCGAGGCCCTGTCGCTGGTGACGACGCGTAGTTTCCAGGCCAGGCTCGACTCGATCGGTATTCCGGCGCGTTTCGAATTCCCAAGCGCGGGTACGCATTCCTGGCCGTATTGGCAGGGACAGCTGTTTCAAGCGCGCCAAGGAATTCTGGACGCGACCGGCTCTTGGTAG
- a CDS encoding GNAT family N-acetyltransferase, protein MTEIVLRYAAEEDLPELWAMLRQSASSLGAESEFTVSMRGLREGLFGQTPELSVLVAARVYEVCGMATFYPVYSTWHGRRGIHLEDLYVLPAYRRIGVGSMLVGGLAQVALDRAYTHVRWTVRGRSTGAIDFSGSLGARYVGNTDHYDLSGAELLDAAAETRPPEESR, encoded by the coding sequence ATGACCGAAATCGTGCTGCGCTACGCGGCCGAGGAGGATCTGCCGGAGTTGTGGGCGATGCTGCGGCAGTCTGCCAGCTCGCTGGGAGCCGAGTCGGAGTTCACGGTGTCGATGCGTGGCCTGCGGGAGGGGTTGTTCGGGCAGACCCCGGAGCTCAGCGTTTTGGTCGCCGCGCGCGTCTACGAGGTTTGCGGGATGGCGACCTTCTATCCGGTCTACTCGACATGGCATGGGCGCCGGGGGATTCACCTCGAGGACCTATATGTGCTGCCTGCCTATCGGCGTATCGGAGTAGGGTCGATGCTGGTCGGCGGGCTGGCTCAGGTGGCGCTCGACCGTGCGTACACCCATGTCAGGTGGACGGTGCGTGGTCGGAGCACGGGGGCGATCGATTTCTCCGGCAGCTTGGGCGCACGCTATGTCGGCAACACCGACCACTACGATCTGTCAGGTGCCGAGCTGCTGGACGCGGCTGCCGAGACGAGGCCGCCCGAAGAATCGCGATGA
- a CDS encoding WhiB family transcriptional regulator → MSQPLNLPAPRADVWQWQMHAACRGVSSSVFFHPEGERGKAREARASRAKEICRDCPVLVACRTHALDACEPFGIWGGMSESDRAHATRRREPPIA, encoded by the coding sequence ATAAGCCAACCCCTGAATCTCCCAGCCCCACGCGCGGACGTCTGGCAATGGCAGATGCACGCAGCCTGCCGGGGTGTGAGCAGTTCGGTGTTCTTCCATCCGGAAGGCGAACGCGGAAAAGCGCGGGAAGCACGGGCCTCCCGCGCGAAAGAGATCTGCCGCGACTGTCCCGTCCTCGTCGCCTGTCGAACCCACGCGCTGGATGCATGCGAGCCCTTCGGAATTTGGGGCGGCATGTCAGAGAGCGACCGAGCGCACGCAACCCGCCGCCGCGAGCCGCCCATCGCCTGA
- a CDS encoding amidase, whose translation MSGRDRPVQATDAEISSAPAVPMAGGVSWVLVSDGGIVARQRLPCVRCHRYEGVSPGPCVQWKCSWKMSEGSINRIRSRNHGGGRRSVTVLEAIQETLSRVHRSNRVLNAFSHVADVSALSAADKMDRQVPAHDAKSAPLAGVPFAVGDLDECRGMPTRYGSNLHQHARPSALEGPMVHRLRAAGAIPIGKTAVSEFGWGPVARTATGAVARNPWRWTRSPGGGGGGAAAAVAAGLVPFAIGSHWCGGIRISAAHCGVVGFKPSQGLIPLSGLCTPGSYGGDLHCAGLLTTSVADAALLLELVAGPYPYDRASSVHHPQPYVDQVSQPTPPRVRLGWLSDPIRSQGDSETSTLARAAATQVAAVFGARMMMVELALGDTDALMTPATVGLATMLEAAGSVYHSLEECGPDVRAVVATVIDAKAGVSGLLARLAHAEQCRMRLQIRTTEVFERVDVLLTVAAPDAAPAVVDDGADGLGQGLGVESRDVLANACWLPAVSVPVGFSSAGLPVGLQVIGRYGQDSMVLAVARVVEQVCAHRPMRHEMTIEQGIR comes from the coding sequence ATGTCCGGACGTGATCGACCTGTACAGGCTACCGACGCCGAAATCTCAAGTGCCCCGGCTGTTCCCATGGCTGGCGGCGTCAGCTGGGTCCTTGTTTCGGACGGCGGTATCGTTGCGCGGCAACGGCTTCCTTGTGTCCGCTGTCACCGATATGAGGGTGTTTCGCCGGGTCCGTGCGTGCAGTGGAAGTGTTCATGGAAAATGAGTGAGGGTTCCATCAACCGAATTCGATCCCGGAACCACGGGGGTGGACGTCGTAGCGTTACCGTGCTGGAGGCGATCCAGGAGACCTTGAGCCGGGTCCATCGGAGTAATCGCGTCCTGAACGCGTTTTCTCACGTCGCCGATGTCAGTGCGCTGAGCGCGGCGGACAAGATGGATCGGCAGGTGCCGGCGCATGATGCGAAATCGGCTCCGCTGGCTGGGGTTCCGTTCGCGGTCGGCGATCTCGACGAGTGCCGTGGTATGCCGACCCGGTACGGCTCGAATCTGCACCAGCATGCACGTCCGTCCGCGTTGGAGGGGCCGATGGTGCACAGGCTACGAGCGGCCGGGGCGATACCGATCGGCAAGACAGCGGTGTCGGAGTTCGGTTGGGGGCCGGTGGCGCGCACCGCGACAGGGGCGGTTGCACGGAACCCGTGGCGTTGGACGAGGTCGCCCGGTGGTGGTGGCGGCGGGGCGGCAGCAGCGGTCGCTGCGGGGCTGGTGCCGTTCGCAATCGGATCGCATTGGTGTGGCGGCATCCGAATTTCGGCAGCGCACTGCGGAGTCGTCGGATTCAAACCGAGCCAAGGATTGATCCCGTTGAGTGGACTGTGCACGCCGGGCAGCTACGGGGGCGATCTGCACTGCGCGGGTCTGCTGACCACTTCGGTGGCGGATGCCGCGCTGTTGCTGGAGCTCGTCGCCGGACCGTATCCGTACGACCGAGCGTCCTCGGTACACCATCCACAACCCTATGTCGACCAGGTATCGCAGCCCACGCCGCCACGTGTCCGCCTGGGCTGGCTGTCCGATCCGATTCGGTCGCAAGGGGATTCGGAAACAAGCACACTCGCCCGCGCGGCGGCCACACAGGTCGCCGCAGTGTTCGGTGCCCGAATGATGATGGTAGAGCTGGCACTCGGCGACACGGACGCCCTGATGACGCCGGCGACGGTCGGACTGGCCACCATGCTGGAAGCGGCCGGGTCGGTATACCACAGCCTCGAAGAGTGCGGACCGGACGTGCGAGCCGTGGTAGCCACGGTGATCGATGCTAAAGCTGGGGTCAGCGGATTGCTCGCTCGGCTGGCGCACGCCGAGCAGTGCCGGATGCGATTGCAGATCCGCACCACGGAGGTGTTCGAGCGAGTGGATGTGTTGCTCACCGTGGCCGCACCCGACGCGGCGCCCGCGGTGGTCGACGACGGAGCCGATGGCCTGGGCCAAGGACTGGGTGTCGAATCACGCGACGTACTGGCCAACGCGTGCTGGCTGCCGGCGGTCTCGGTCCCAGTCGGCTTCTCTTCGGCGGGGTTACCCGTCGGATTACAGGTCATCGGACGGTATGGCCAGGACAGTATGGTGCTGGCGGTCGCGCGGGTGGTCGAGCAAGTGTGCGCGCATCGGCCGATGCGGCACGAGATGACGATCGAGCAGGGGATCCGATGA
- a CDS encoding terpene synthase family protein, translated as MSGSGCHRSNDPIGGDETMGEPYRPAVEWRISTMRAQYLAMRQQGRRWSLRGLFSMADCDIADYCGDFTPNRYGALACAEVERFCRRHSIWLSADGPHYNSMTPYLHRSAVTAERMTTIGIFNAILFWLNDTVGREKFPHLTHAARFAAREGVLRLCETLDTGSTTADPTPITEAMAEFRSMLVREAADDWLDYFIGSTIEHLTLAIRDHNARARGTVPTVAEYIDIRGHVSGMRPAVALYEFARNEYLSWDRIREAELDAPLTQLRELTVQFAALMNDIFSFEKECIVDRSDFNLIPVCLLNQPRSTLAEAIFNAAELVRDRFNDLRRTHALLLEKCDDRPGTVAEAVRTHADDLVDGAKATWVWQTTTSRYQGISIFLENTRH; from the coding sequence TTGTCCGGCAGCGGATGTCACCGTTCTAACGATCCAATCGGAGGAGATGAGACGATGGGCGAGCCTTACCGACCGGCGGTCGAATGGCGGATATCTACTATGCGCGCGCAGTATCTCGCCATGCGCCAGCAAGGCCGCCGCTGGTCGCTGCGCGGCCTGTTCAGCATGGCCGACTGCGACATCGCCGACTATTGCGGAGACTTCACACCGAACAGGTATGGGGCGCTGGCATGCGCCGAGGTGGAGCGCTTCTGCCGGCGGCACAGCATCTGGCTATCCGCCGACGGCCCGCACTACAACAGCATGACCCCTTATCTGCACCGGTCGGCCGTCACCGCGGAACGCATGACGACGATCGGCATCTTCAACGCGATCCTGTTCTGGCTCAACGACACCGTCGGCCGCGAGAAGTTTCCCCACCTCACTCACGCCGCTCGATTCGCGGCACGCGAGGGCGTTCTGCGACTCTGCGAGACCCTCGATACCGGTTCCACCACGGCTGACCCCACGCCGATCACCGAGGCAATGGCCGAATTCCGTAGCATGCTCGTCCGGGAAGCCGCCGACGACTGGCTCGACTACTTCATCGGTTCCACCATCGAACATTTGACCCTCGCGATTCGCGACCACAACGCCCGCGCCCGCGGCACCGTACCCACCGTCGCGGAATATATCGACATCCGTGGGCACGTCTCCGGCATGCGTCCGGCCGTCGCCCTGTACGAGTTCGCCCGCAACGAATACCTGAGCTGGGATCGGATACGCGAGGCCGAACTAGACGCGCCTCTCACGCAACTCCGGGAGCTGACTGTGCAGTTCGCCGCGCTGATGAACGACATCTTCTCCTTCGAGAAGGAATGCATTGTCGACCGGTCCGATTTCAACCTCATCCCGGTGTGTCTTTTGAACCAGCCGCGCTCGACGCTCGCCGAGGCCATTTTCAATGCCGCAGAACTGGTCCGCGACCGGTTCAACGACCTGCGCCGAACCCATGCGCTGCTGCTCGAGAAGTGCGACGACCGCCCGGGCACGGTGGCCGAAGCAGTGCGCACGCACGCCGACGACCTCGTCGACGGTGCCAAGGCCACCTGGGTATGGCAGACGACAACCTCCCGATACCAAGGCATTTCGATCTTTCTCGAGAACACCCGACACTGA
- a CDS encoding serine hydrolase: MRRPRSGFALGSTRLRWCHVRHTFAGDDSMTISRRALLAGAAVATAHLAGPRPTASAEPALADSAFAAVYRAVAAQAGGRWHSLVTNVTAGNAETVVAQDENFVIEGASVQKLAVATALLDAVDRGDLALSDTVELTDDVIAGGAGIYHRQVVYGDRLTLSNALTAMLQVSDNTAVRLIGSVLPGVEINRILAAKGLTRTRVDPLPDNPNRFWLGVTTPREMNELLVRLVKGTLLSEASTAAMLRVLTWSSVGYVDGVRRTMSSMERTRVATKYGADDDRRHEAGVVFDEAGAPLLVYAYFADQVPQPGNFGSTNPVVEAHSLLGRAMVDGYRKLSSLQSLFDPVRTHREITAGRQPG, from the coding sequence GTGCGGCGGCCGCGCTCCGGCTTCGCTTTAGGGTCGACACGGCTTCGCTGGTGCCATGTCCGCCACACATTCGCAGGAGACGATTCCATGACTATTTCGCGCCGTGCGCTGCTGGCCGGAGCGGCTGTCGCGACCGCCCACCTCGCAGGGCCGCGTCCGACGGCGAGTGCCGAACCAGCACTAGCGGATTCGGCGTTCGCGGCGGTCTATCGCGCGGTCGCCGCCCAGGCAGGCGGGCGATGGCACAGTCTGGTTACCAACGTGACTGCAGGGAACGCGGAAACTGTTGTGGCGCAAGACGAGAACTTCGTGATCGAAGGTGCCAGCGTGCAGAAGCTGGCTGTCGCGACCGCATTGCTGGACGCGGTCGACCGTGGCGACCTCGCACTCAGCGACACGGTCGAGTTGACCGACGATGTCATCGCGGGGGGCGCCGGCATATACCACCGCCAGGTGGTGTACGGGGATCGTCTAACGCTGTCGAATGCGCTCACCGCGATGCTCCAGGTATCGGACAACACTGCGGTCCGGTTGATCGGTTCGGTGCTGCCCGGCGTGGAAATAAATCGCATCCTCGCTGCGAAGGGGTTGACGCGGACCAGGGTGGATCCGCTGCCGGACAATCCGAACCGTTTCTGGCTCGGCGTGACCACGCCGCGGGAGATGAATGAACTGCTCGTTCGGTTGGTGAAAGGCACGCTCTTGTCGGAGGCGTCGACCGCCGCGATGCTTCGTGTGCTGACATGGTCGAGCGTCGGCTACGTCGACGGTGTGCGGCGCACCATGTCGTCGATGGAGCGGACGCGGGTGGCGACGAAATACGGTGCGGATGATGATCGTCGGCACGAGGCCGGAGTGGTATTCGACGAGGCAGGCGCACCGCTGCTGGTGTATGCCTATTTCGCCGACCAGGTGCCGCAGCCGGGCAACTTCGGGTCCACGAACCCAGTAGTCGAGGCGCACTCGCTGCTCGGTCGGGCGATGGTGGACGGATATCGGAAGCTTTCCAGCCTCCAATCGCTGTTCGATCCTGTTCGGACCCATCGCGAGATCACCGCAGGTCGGCAGCCGGGGTGA
- a CDS encoding class I SAM-dependent methyltransferase, with translation MIDLPLFEQSVELLREIAFCSEYAGFLHATPSTLPYVRRQKHTNYSPTARPGYPALGTDRFQIAAYRELVIRIRRSFEIALANQLANPHGIWSASVAARMNRLNRTAIQAAVHATYAEPGDVVADIGFGGGLGISLLLDRVGPYGFVYGIDISRDMVTRARSLFRSAAADGRLTLACGQLTSLPLYDHCVDAAISVHTLYFVPDLTAACAELVRIIRPGGRLIVCVGDPCAMADLPHTAQRFVLRPISVICLALENEGCLVGHQYFYDGPVPYWLLTAEVPV, from the coding sequence GTGATCGATCTGCCATTGTTCGAACAAAGCGTTGAGCTGCTCCGCGAAATCGCTTTCTGCTCCGAATACGCCGGTTTTCTCCACGCTACACCATCCACATTGCCTTACGTACGACGGCAGAAACATACCAATTACTCGCCGACTGCGCGTCCAGGATATCCAGCTCTGGGAACAGACCGCTTCCAGATCGCCGCGTACCGTGAATTAGTGATCAGAATTCGGCGGTCGTTCGAAATCGCTCTAGCCAACCAACTCGCCAATCCACACGGCATCTGGAGCGCATCGGTGGCGGCACGTATGAACAGGCTGAACCGGACCGCCATTCAGGCCGCGGTGCACGCGACATACGCCGAGCCGGGGGATGTCGTCGCCGATATCGGATTCGGTGGCGGCTTGGGAATTTCATTGCTGCTCGACCGCGTCGGCCCCTACGGATTCGTCTACGGCATCGACATATCCAGAGATATGGTCACGCGCGCACGGTCTCTTTTCCGCTCCGCAGCAGCCGACGGCAGGCTCACGCTGGCGTGCGGGCAGCTCACTAGCCTGCCGCTGTACGACCATTGCGTAGACGCCGCGATCAGTGTCCACACGCTCTATTTTGTGCCGGACCTGACTGCCGCCTGCGCCGAACTCGTGCGGATCATCCGGCCGGGCGGACGGTTGATCGTCTGCGTCGGCGATCCCTGCGCGATGGCTGACCTGCCGCACACGGCGCAGCGGTTCGTCCTCCGGCCGATCTCGGTCATCTGCCTCGCCCTCGAAAACGAGGGCTGCCTCGTGGGTCATCAGTACTTCTATGACGGCCCTGTTCCGTATTGGCTGCTCACAGCGGAGGTTCCGGTGTGA
- a CDS encoding putative bifunctional diguanylate cyclase/phosphodiesterase, with product MDRPRTTALIRALAHEVHHASTTECIVAAGARLAEADDSDGETLGRSLAVLHAHFTCADLARTKPSATQILTAFTYGYEHALRTQLRSAQNLARSAKTAARIVAEQRSHGDCADRARGYDPDSDALTGLPNRSRFFEDVAVVLSANDAQIGVCYVDLDLFGTVNATWGFRAGDEILAQTAARIRDCVPEPDRVVARMGSDEFAVLVPRCGDAAEMVALARTVLDTVARTFEIGGRCLRITASAGVTVTGTQRSGSDLVRAAELAARWAKAVGPNTFRVFDTGRERNERARAELLADLPQALAENQFFLDYQPIIGLADKSIVAIEALVRWRHPAYGTLAPARFIDLAEDNGHITELGTTVLTRVCQDIQNWHRLGNTPTVNVNISAAEVADPNWLERVCNTIAEARIEPSLLQLELTERTAIDATGRPTKTLQNLAARGVRIAIDDFGTGYSSLALLGKLPLHAVKLAGQFVRRIRTPDTTSRSDLLVLQAIIDLTHALDSTATAECVETRHQAEQLRAMGCDSAQGWYFHRPVSPSAITSLLVAS from the coding sequence ATGGACCGGCCGCGGACTACCGCACTGATTCGTGCATTGGCACACGAAGTCCACCACGCATCCACGACCGAGTGCATCGTCGCGGCCGGCGCTAGACTCGCGGAAGCCGACGACAGCGACGGCGAAACGCTGGGCCGCAGCCTCGCGGTCTTACACGCGCACTTCACCTGCGCCGATCTCGCACGCACGAAACCTTCAGCGACACAGATACTTACTGCCTTCACCTACGGCTATGAGCACGCCCTACGCACACAGCTGCGATCCGCACAGAATCTCGCGCGATCCGCCAAGACAGCAGCACGCATTGTCGCCGAACAGCGATCACACGGCGACTGCGCCGACCGGGCGCGGGGCTACGATCCCGACAGCGACGCACTTACCGGACTGCCGAACAGATCGCGATTCTTCGAAGACGTGGCGGTCGTCCTCAGTGCGAACGACGCACAGATCGGCGTGTGCTACGTCGACCTCGATCTGTTCGGAACCGTCAATGCCACATGGGGATTCAGAGCCGGCGACGAGATTCTCGCGCAGACTGCGGCGCGAATCCGGGACTGCGTGCCGGAACCGGATCGCGTAGTGGCCCGGATGGGCAGCGACGAATTCGCGGTCCTGGTACCCCGGTGCGGCGACGCCGCCGAAATGGTGGCCCTCGCACGCACAGTCCTCGATACTGTGGCTCGCACTTTCGAGATCGGCGGTCGCTGCCTGCGGATCACCGCCAGCGCAGGCGTAACAGTCACCGGAACACAGCGTTCGGGTAGCGACCTGGTACGCGCTGCCGAACTCGCGGCCCGCTGGGCAAAAGCCGTAGGGCCCAATACCTTTAGGGTGTTCGATACGGGCCGGGAGCGGAATGAGCGTGCCCGCGCCGAATTGCTGGCCGACCTACCGCAGGCATTGGCGGAAAACCAGTTCTTCCTCGACTATCAACCCATCATCGGATTGGCTGACAAGTCGATCGTTGCCATCGAGGCTTTGGTGCGCTGGCGCCACCCCGCATACGGAACACTCGCACCGGCGCGATTCATCGATCTCGCCGAAGACAATGGGCATATCACCGAGCTCGGCACGACCGTGCTCACGAGGGTGTGCCAGGATATCCAGAACTGGCACCGGCTGGGCAACACTCCAACCGTCAACGTGAATATATCCGCAGCCGAGGTCGCGGATCCGAATTGGCTCGAACGCGTCTGCAACACTATCGCCGAGGCCCGGATCGAGCCGAGCCTACTGCAATTGGAGCTGACCGAGCGCACTGCGATCGATGCGACCGGCCGACCGACGAAAACACTGCAGAACCTCGCCGCACGCGGCGTCCGCATCGCAATCGATGATTTCGGTACCGGATACTCCAGCCTCGCCCTGCTCGGGAAGCTCCCGCTGCACGCGGTGAAACTGGCTGGCCAGTTCGTACGTCGCATTCGGACCCCGGACACAACCTCGCGCAGCGATCTCCTGGTACTCCAGGCGATAATCGACCTCACTCACGCGTTGGATTCGACCGCCACCGCGGAATGCGTCGAAACCCGTCACCAGGCCGAGCAATTGCGCGCCATGGGTTGCGATTCCGCACAGGGCTGGTACTTCCATCGGCCAGTTTCACCGAGTGCGATCACGTCACTGCTCGTCGCGTCTTAG
- a CDS encoding sensor domain-containing diguanylate cyclase, whose protein sequence is MRETEWVVLARTWWRALTSAVPTPEDRIQILPLLTDAVEQLAAALSTEAFDVDVGTRVGARLAHARIAPGPALSDSARVLSELATRCPHPDAPGRLAALLVALGHGHSQAWLPRTAGAEQPMHQSTDDRFRVVFDNAAIAIAVGDTEGTLLEANQGLADMIGVPIEALRGISVYDFAHPEDRDEIRALVYQQLVPAGRGTSRIERRLLRADGSYGWASFAITFVKGTAGQSDYLLAVGADVTEQHQLRDELHRQARHDPLTGLPNRRHLLEQIDRIVATSGPRDRAGLCYADLDRFKQINDRYGHGVGDQVLSAIGDRFRRGVQQHDCTIARLGGDEFVALIPPPADDRLVGAVARDMLDALTAPIALHDRRVRVTASIGAVLTDASTMAASTLLDAADERLLRAKANGANCWVLRDVQHDSCGS, encoded by the coding sequence GTGCGCGAAACCGAATGGGTGGTGCTGGCCAGAACCTGGTGGCGGGCGCTGACCAGTGCGGTGCCGACGCCGGAGGACCGAATTCAGATATTGCCGCTCCTCACCGACGCCGTCGAGCAACTCGCCGCGGCCCTGTCGACCGAAGCCTTCGATGTCGACGTGGGCACTCGCGTGGGTGCACGACTGGCCCACGCCCGGATCGCTCCCGGCCCGGCGCTGAGCGACTCGGCGCGGGTGCTGTCCGAGCTCGCCACGAGGTGCCCGCATCCCGATGCTCCTGGACGACTCGCAGCTCTGCTCGTCGCGCTCGGTCACGGGCACAGCCAGGCATGGCTGCCACGCACGGCGGGCGCCGAGCAGCCGATGCATCAATCGACCGACGACCGCTTCCGGGTAGTGTTCGACAACGCTGCCATCGCGATCGCGGTCGGCGATACCGAAGGCACGCTACTCGAAGCGAATCAGGGGCTGGCCGACATGATCGGAGTACCGATCGAGGCCCTGCGCGGCATCTCGGTGTACGACTTCGCGCACCCCGAGGATCGCGACGAGATTCGCGCCCTGGTCTACCAACAGCTTGTGCCCGCCGGTCGAGGCACCTCGAGGATCGAACGCAGGTTGCTGCGTGCCGACGGCAGCTACGGGTGGGCGTCGTTCGCGATCACTTTCGTCAAAGGAACTGCGGGACAGTCGGATTACTTACTTGCAGTCGGTGCGGATGTCACCGAGCAGCACCAGCTGCGTGACGAACTGCACCGCCAGGCCAGACATGACCCACTCACCGGGCTACCCAACCGCCGGCACCTGCTCGAACAGATCGACAGGATCGTCGCCACCTCCGGACCGCGAGATCGGGCGGGACTCTGCTATGCCGACCTCGATCGTTTCAAGCAAATCAACGACCGATACGGCCACGGCGTCGGCGACCAGGTCCTCAGCGCGATCGGGGACCGATTCCGGCGGGGTGTACAACAGCATGACTGCACGATCGCACGCTTGGGTGGCGACGAGTTCGTCGCCTTGATCCCGCCACCCGCAGACGATCGACTGGTGGGCGCGGTCGCGCGCGACATGCTCGATGCGCTCACTGCGCCCATCGCCCTGCACGATCGCCGGGTGCGCGTGACTGCGAGCATCGGCGCGGTGCTGACGGATGCGTCGACCATGGCCGCGTCCACGCTGCTCGACGCCGCCGACGAACGACTGCTCCGTGCCAAAGCGAACGGTGCCAACTGCTGGGTACTGCGCGATGTTCAGCACGATTCCTGCGGCAGCTGA